The sequence below is a genomic window from candidate division WOR-3 bacterium.
AGCGTGCTCTTCCCGTGATCTACGTGCCCTATCGTGCCTATATTCAAATGAGGCTTACTCCTCGCAAACTTCTCTTTCGCCATTTCCATTCTCCTTTTTAAATATTATTTTTCAAATAACTGAGGCAAAAAGCCCCTGACCGGAATTGAACCGGTGACCTCATCCTTACCAAGGATGCGCTCTGCCACCTGAGCTACAGGGGCAAAAAGCGGGAGACGGGATTCGAACCCGCGACAATCGGCTTGGAAGGCCGAAGCTCTACCAACTGAGCTACTCCCGCGTAAAGTGGCGAGGGTAGGATTCGAACCTACGAAGCCACTGGCAACAGATTTACAGTCTGCTCCCTTTGACCACTCGGGAACCTCGCCTGTATTTCCTCTTGTATAGCTGGCGAAGGGATTTGAACCCCCGACCTGCTGATTACAAATCAGCTGCTCTACCGGCTGAGCTACGCCAGCGAAAATTAAGATTTCTAAGTTATCAATTTTAAGTTAAAAAGTCAAGTTTTTTTCATATGGCGGTACGGGGAATCGAACCCCGGTTTGATGGCTGAGAACCACCCGTCCTGACCCCTAGACGATACCGCCTTGAAGTCTGATATTATTTAAGGAAAAAAAGCTTTTTGTCAATGAAAAATTTTTTAGATTTTAAATTCAATTTCACGAAAACCTCCTAAAGAAAAGAGTTGACATCCCTGCAAAAAAAAACTTATCCTTAAAAACTATGGCAGAAAAAAATCCCGATTCACAAAAGGTAAGGTCGTTTAGAATTTTTTTGATCTTTTTTGCCGTGTTTATGGTTCTTTTCACCATTTTTTTTTCCAAACTCATTTTCGACTTATTCAAAAATTTAACTTATCAACCTCAAAACGACGCAAAATGCCTCTACATCAGACTATCCGGAAACTACAGGGAAATTCCCGGCTTTTTTCCAATAGATTTTCTATCTCAATACAACGACTTGACCATCGAAGATATAGTTCAATCAATCAAAAAAGCCAGAAACGACGATCAAATTGACGCCATTTTTCTTGAAATTCACTCCATTGACAATGGATGGTCGACCGTTTCAGATATAAGAAGTGAACTTGACCGGTTCAGGCAAAACGGGAAAAAAGTATATGCATACATTTACAGCGCGTCGGACAAAGAATACTATCTCGCTTCAGTTGCAGACTCTATATTTCTTTCACCCACGGGATCCCTATTCATAGACGGTTTATCGGCTTCTGTTCTTTTCTTATCCGGTCTTTCAAATAAACTCGGCATAAAATGGGAAGTTTTCAGCAAAGGGGATTACAAATCCGCACCAAACATTTTAACCGACTCATGCCTTTCAGAATACTCAAGGGAAGATCTGGAAAAAATGCTTCTGTCAACTTACAGCCTTTACGTCGAAGAAGTTGAAAAAAGCAGAGAGGATCTGCCGTTTTCTTTCACTCTCCTACTCGACAGCGGTCCATACCTTTCTGCTCAAAAAGCCTTTTCTCTGCGATTGGTTGATGCCCTTGAACCTTATGAAAAAATATACTCAAATTTCAACCTTGCCGACAGCTCCATCTATCCGAGAAAATACCTGTCTCAGGACATAAACGCTTTTGCCAGAGAAAAACCGATTTGCGTCGTTTTCATAGAGGGTGAAATATCTTACGAAAACGAAGGCTTCTTGAGTTACGAAGACGGACAAGACGCCCGTTCAATAGCTCAATTCATTATGGAAGCCGCAGATGATCCCGAAATCAAATCAATTGTCCTGAGGATAAACAGTCCGGGTGGAGATCTCGACGCTTCCTACGCTCTCGGAAAAGCGGTGGAATACGCCTCGCAGAACAAACCTGTAGTTGTGTCCATGGGCGACGTGGCGGCATCAGGCGGATATTTTACCGCCATGTATTCGGATTACATAGTAGCTTCAAAATTCACAGTAACAGGATCTATTGGCGTTTTCATGATAAAACCGGACCTTTCCGGCCTTCTTCTTAAAACTGGATTATCAGTCGACACTGTTAAAACAAATGTTTGTTCAGATTTCATGTCGCCGTATAGACCCCTAAACCAACACGAAGCCCAGATACTTGAAAACTACGCCAGCGAAGCCTATCTTCTTTTCACTTCAGAAGTTTCAAAAAACAGAGACCTCGATTCCGCCTTTGTTGAATCTATCGCCGGCGGAAGAATCTGGATGGGTTTCGACGCCTTTGAAATCGGACTTGTCGACACCATAGGCGGTCTTGATCTCGCCGTTAAAATCGCCAAAGAAATGGCCCAAATACCCGTGGAAAGCGGAATAGGGGTAAGAGTATTCCCCGAGCCTTCTTTCAACTTCAAAAATCTCAGAAACAGAACTTGGATGTATTTCACCTCCAAACTGTTCCCGGGAGCTTATGAATTTCTGATACTGAAAAAACAGCCTTCAAGTATCACTCCTTGCCTGCTCTTTCCCTATGAAATAGACATACGTTGAAATGATCTTCATTCTTTTCCTGATCTCAATTCAAGCAGAAAAATTAGGGTTGAAAATTCCGCCTTCTGAACTGTCAGAAATCAGGGGTATGAACGCTGAGTTTATAAGCTTTCCCGGTCCTGATGGAAGAACAGTTGATTCGATATCTTGCGGATCTTTGAATTCTTCGGAAGAACATTGCGTGTTTTTTCTTCGTTACCGGGATTCTCTCAAGACAAAATTCAGAATTGTGAGTGTCGACCATGCAGGAACTCTGATCGCGAACAGTCCCATTTTCCCTCATTCAGACGGTCTGTACTCGATTGAAAGAGCCGGTTTCGTCGACGTCTTAAACGGTAAAAAAGGCATTTATGTCAAAATTTCACAGACGACGTCGACTCTTTCAAGGGATTTCGACTACATATTCATTTTAGACAGAGAAGGCGTTTCTCAATTCTACAGCCTTCTTTCCCGAGAATGCTTCAACGAAGGAGGGCGTGACATGAATAGTCTGCTCTACTTCTTTGACAACCGATTATGTTTAGCACAGTCCCCCGAGTACTGGATCAGTATCCATGATTACGAAACAGACATAGAGTCGCAAAAGGCCGTTTGGACAATTCCCGGGACAATACTTTTCGAACCAGATTATTTCGGCTACGCGCCTAAATTCTACTTGTTGGGGGAGGATTCGATTGTTCTTCATTATGGCGATCTGCTTTTTTTCTTCCGCCTTCCTGAAGAAGAGTCAATATTTCCTTCCTGTTCATGGAATAGCTTGTCAAGCGTTGAATCCCATCACCTTTTTAAATTGTGGTCAGCTTTTCTCGGGTATAATTTCGCGGTCAATTCCTCTTCATACGAGGGCTTCGACCCTTCCTTCAGAATAGTGGGAGGATATACACGGAAATTCGTCGAGTTGATAATTTTTCTTCAGGACAGAGAGATAAACTCCGGAGGCGACCTTTTTTCTTTGAAATTTTCCAATCCTGAACACCCCGATGCTTTTTTTGAATCGAAACTTACACCGCATAATTCTTCCCCGTTTGATTCTGTTATCATCGAGACGTTCGGTTCTGTGATAACTCCGGAAGTAACAGCGAATGTTGTTTCTCAATCCGAACGCAGCTCCATAATACTCGTCGAAATTCCTGTTAAAGACTTCAAACAGGCGATAGGAATCGAAAGCGATCTGATTGTCGTCTCGGCCATTTTCCGCTACAGAGACATCGACGACAATGAAGTTTCCTTTTCTTCCATTCCTTCAGGCGCAAACAGAGAAAGCACATCGGCTTGGGCAGATATAATTTTCGGAACGCTCACTTTAAAATAGAGGAGAGTGCATGAACACGACTATGACAGACGATGAAATCATAGCTGTCGTCGAATCGGATCTTTTTGATCCTTTTTCAATACTCGGGATGCACAGAAAAGTACTGGACAACTCCAAAATTATCGCCGTTAGAGTTTTTTTGCCCGACGCCAAAGAAATCTTTATTGTAGGAAACAAAGAAACAAAAGCCGCTAAACCCTTACATCCTTCCGGTCTTTTTGAATCAATTTTTCCCGACGAAGAGCATTTTTTCCCTTACAGAATTAAGTGTTCCTGGACCGGGAAAGATTACATTGTTCTGGATGATCCCTACAGATTACCTCCTGTTCTTTCAGATTACGACATATACCTTTTCAACGAAGGTTCAAACACAATGGCTTATGAAAAACTTGGAGCCCACGTCATGGTTTTTGAATCCATCAAAGGAACTCTTTTCGCACTGTGGGCACCAAACGCAAAAAGGGTAAGCGTGGTTGGAGATTTCAACCATTGGGATGGAAGGCGCCATCCCATGCGATCACGAGGAAGCAGCGGGATATGGGAACTGTTTCTGCCGGAAATCACTGAAGGGTGCCTCTATAAATACGAAATCAAAACTCAACAGAATTTAATAACAGTCCGCTCTGACCCTTACGGATTCCATTTTGAAAAACGACCGAGAACCTCATCTCGGGTTTTTGACCTAAACAAATTTAATTGGACGGATGAAGGCTGGATGGGCAAAAGGTCTTTGCCTCTTGAAAA
It includes:
- the sppA gene encoding signal peptide peptidase SppA; the encoded protein is MVLFTIFFSKLIFDLFKNLTYQPQNDAKCLYIRLSGNYREIPGFFPIDFLSQYNDLTIEDIVQSIKKARNDDQIDAIFLEIHSIDNGWSTVSDIRSELDRFRQNGKKVYAYIYSASDKEYYLASVADSIFLSPTGSLFIDGLSASVLFLSGLSNKLGIKWEVFSKGDYKSAPNILTDSCLSEYSREDLEKMLLSTYSLYVEEVEKSREDLPFSFTLLLDSGPYLSAQKAFSLRLVDALEPYEKIYSNFNLADSSIYPRKYLSQDINAFAREKPICVVFIEGEISYENEGFLSYEDGQDARSIAQFIMEAADDPEIKSIVLRINSPGGDLDASYALGKAVEYASQNKPVVVSMGDVAASGGYFTAMYSDYIVASKFTVTGSIGVFMIKPDLSGLLLKTGLSVDTVKTNVCSDFMSPYRPLNQHEAQILENYASEAYLLFTSEVSKNRDLDSAFVESIAGGRIWMGFDAFEIGLVDTIGGLDLAVKIAKEMAQIPVESGIGVRVFPEPSFNFKNLRNRTWMYFTSKLFPGAYEFLILKKQPSSITPCLLFPYEIDIR